One part of the uncultured Bacteroides sp. genome encodes these proteins:
- a CDS encoding TonB-dependent receptor: protein MKNFIITCIMLLGLSLNVLAQETVVVSGVVTEKTGEPIIGVNITVSDKPGLGTITDINGRYKIKVEQYSKLVYSFVGYEKVVILVKDNHTINVKMSESTSSILGEVVVTAVGTQKKLTVTGAISTVNVDDLNRNPSSSLSNSLAGNVAGVMAMQTSGQPGKNFSEFWIRGISTFGASSGAYVLVDGFERDLNDINIEDIASFSVLKDASATAIYGSKGANGVVLITTKHGKAGKINIDAKVETSYNTRTITPKFEDGITYANYLNEARVTRNQSPMYQPEELEILRLGLDKDLYPNVNWKDLLLKDGAMSYRANLNMNGGGSTARYFVSASYIEEEGMYNTDKTLKKDYNTNANYKRWNYRMNTDIDITKNTLLKVGVSGSLAMRNSPGLGDSEVWGELFGYSPISTPVLYSDGKVPALGTGNKTNPWVAATQTGYNENWSNNIQTNVTLEQKLDFITKGLRFEGRFGYDTNNNNWINRHRWPEQWKAERKRNSNGEIVWTKVSDPSDMKQESSSDGNRREFFDAMLNWNRDFKLNHVGLTTKYTQDSYIQTQNLGDDIKNSISKRNQGFAGRATYNWNYRYFLEFNFGYTGSENFAKGHQFGFFPAFSAAWNVAEEKLVKDNFKWINMFKVRFSHGKVGNDNMGNERFPFLYTIEGTNTGYQWAQNGGDRFYSGMHYTQVSSPNVTWEIATKNDLGVDLSLFKDKLSATVDYFDEKRTGIYMSRNYLPSIVGLESTPKANVGSVRSRGFDGNFTFREKVGAVDLTVRGNVTYSKNEVIEKDEENNVYPYQMEKGYRINQAKGLISLGLFKDYDDIRNSPRQDFGIYQPGDIKYKDVNGDGIINDGDQVAIGATTKPNLIYGLGASASWKGLDVNVHFQGSGKSTYFINGKCVYAFSEGEWGNVMKGMLDDRWVSADISGDPSTENPNASYPRLSFGGNGNNYRNSTFWLRDGSYVRLKTVDIGYTIPKNVVNKLHFNNVRIFLVGTNLLTWSSFKLWDPELADPRGESYPLSKSVTMGLSVNL, encoded by the coding sequence ATGAAAAATTTTATAATAACATGTATTATGCTGCTAGGACTTTCGTTGAATGTTCTGGCACAAGAAACAGTTGTTGTTAGTGGTGTAGTAACTGAGAAAACAGGTGAACCTATTATTGGTGTTAATATTACTGTGAGTGATAAGCCTGGTTTGGGTACTATTACTGACATAAACGGTCGTTATAAGATAAAGGTTGAACAATATTCTAAACTTGTTTATTCTTTTGTTGGATATGAAAAAGTAGTAATTCTTGTAAAGGATAATCATACGATAAATGTGAAGATGAGTGAATCTACGTCTAGCATACTTGGTGAAGTTGTAGTCACTGCTGTCGGAACTCAGAAGAAACTTACAGTTACAGGTGCTATTTCAACTGTAAATGTGGATGATTTGAATAGAAATCCGTCATCTAGTCTTTCTAATTCACTGGCTGGTAATGTGGCTGGTGTTATGGCTATGCAAACATCGGGACAACCAGGTAAAAATTTCTCCGAATTCTGGATTCGCGGTATTTCTACTTTTGGAGCTAGCAGCGGTGCTTATGTACTCGTAGATGGTTTTGAACGAGACTTGAACGATATCAACATTGAAGATATTGCATCATTCAGTGTACTGAAAGATGCATCTGCAACAGCTATTTATGGCTCGAAAGGTGCTAATGGTGTAGTATTGATAACTACAAAACATGGTAAGGCAGGTAAAATTAATATTGATGCTAAAGTAGAAACATCTTATAATACACGTACCATTACCCCTAAGTTTGAAGATGGTATTACTTATGCCAACTATTTGAATGAAGCACGTGTCACACGTAATCAATCGCCAATGTACCAACCTGAAGAATTGGAAATATTGCGATTGGGACTTGATAAGGATTTATATCCAAATGTAAATTGGAAAGATTTATTATTAAAAGATGGTGCAATGAGTTATCGTGCTAATTTGAATATGAATGGTGGTGGTAGTACTGCACGCTATTTTGTATCTGCCAGTTATATTGAAGAAGAAGGAATGTATAATACGGATAAAACATTGAAAAAAGACTATAATACCAATGCAAATTACAAACGTTGGAATTATCGTATGAATACAGATATTGATATCACCAAAAATACATTATTGAAGGTTGGTGTATCAGGTTCTCTTGCAATGCGTAATAGTCCGGGACTTGGGGATAGTGAGGTATGGGGAGAATTGTTTGGCTATAGTCCTATTAGCACTCCAGTTTTATATTCTGATGGAAAAGTTCCTGCATTGGGAACTGGTAATAAAACCAATCCGTGGGTTGCAGCAACACAAACTGGATATAATGAAAATTGGAGCAATAATATTCAGACTAATGTGACTTTAGAACAAAAACTTGATTTTATCACAAAGGGATTGAGGTTTGAAGGTCGTTTTGGATACGATACAAACAATAATAACTGGATAAATCGTCATAGATGGCCTGAACAATGGAAAGCAGAACGTAAAAGAAATTCCAACGGGGAAATTGTATGGACCAAAGTTTCCGATCCAAGCGATATGAAACAAGAAAGTAGTTCTGATGGTAATCGCAGAGAATTTTTTGACGCAATGTTGAATTGGAATCGTGATTTTAAACTTAATCATGTAGGATTAACAACAAAATATACACAAGATTCATATATTCAAACACAGAATTTAGGGGATGATATTAAAAATAGTATTTCCAAACGTAATCAAGGTTTTGCAGGTAGAGCTACTTACAACTGGAATTACCGTTATTTCCTTGAATTTAATTTCGGTTATACTGGATCTGAGAATTTTGCTAAAGGACATCAATTTGGTTTTTTCCCTGCTTTCTCTGCAGCATGGAATGTTGCAGAAGAAAAATTGGTAAAAGATAACTTCAAATGGATTAATATGTTCAAGGTCCGTTTTTCACATGGTAAGGTAGGTAATGATAACATGGGTAATGAGCGTTTTCCTTTCTTATATACAATCGAAGGTACAAATACTGGATACCAATGGGCTCAAAATGGGGGCGACAGATTTTACAGTGGTATGCATTACACTCAAGTCTCTTCTCCTAATGTCACTTGGGAAATTGCTACCAAAAACGACCTGGGTGTAGACCTTTCTCTTTTCAAGGACAAGCTCTCTGCAACTGTGGATTATTTCGATGAAAAACGTACTGGTATTTATATGAGTCGTAATTATCTGCCTTCGATCGTAGGTTTGGAAAGCACTCCGAAGGCAAATGTTGGATCTGTTCGTTCCAGAGGCTTTGATGGTAACTTTACTTTTAGAGAGAAAGTAGGCGCTGTTGATTTGACTGTCAGAGGAAATGTTACTTATAGTAAAAATGAGGTTATTGAAAAAGATGAAGAGAATAATGTTTATCCTTATCAAATGGAGAAGGGCTACCGTATAAATCAAGCAAAAGGTTTGATTTCACTTGGCCTGTTCAAAGATTATGATGATATACGCAATAGCCCTCGACAAGATTTCGGAATTTATCAACCTGGAGATATCAAATACAAAGATGTGAACGGTGATGGCATAATTAATGATGGAGACCAAGTTGCAATTGGTGCTACAACTAAACCTAACTTAATTTATGGATTAGGAGCTTCTGCAAGTTGGAAAGGATTAGATGTGAATGTTCATTTTCAAGGATCTGGTAAATCAACTTATTTTATTAACGGAAAATGTGTCTACGCCTTTAGCGAAGGTGAATGGGGAAATGTCATGAAAGGAATGTTAGATGATCGTTGGGTATCGGCTGATATCTCTGGAGATCCATCAACTGAAAATCCTAATGCTTCTTATCCTCGTTTAAGTTTTGGCGGTAATGGCAATAATTATCGTAATTCTACATTCTGGTTACGTGACGGTTCATATGTTCGTCTTAAAACAGTGGATATTGGTTATACAATCCCTAAAAATGTAGTTAATAAACTTCACTTTAATAATGTTCGTATATTCTTAGTTGGTACTAATTTACTTACATGGTCTAGTTTCAAATTATGGGATCCTGAATTAGCAGATCCTCGTGGTGAGTCTTATCCATTGTCGAAATCAGTAACAATGGGATTGAGTGTTAATCTTTAA
- a CDS encoding RagB/SusD family nutrient uptake outer membrane protein: protein MIKKIYTIMLAIVGSSMIYSCSDYLDSDKYFKDRTTLESVFTNKTYSEEWLAYAYSFLSNECADVCSKGYTPHCFADDMYYGDRDASYDTKEENYRSYNVFKLGNYSENDGYNNVWDRCYKGIRQATTFIQNIDMNKEMSPEEILDYKGQARFVRGYYYWILMRKYGPVPLLPENGLDYNASYEDIATPRSSYEECAEYISNEMIQAAKELQYTKRDELSVARPTRGAALATRAKALLYAASPLMNGNNDDFAKKFVNDKNQPLLSANYDEKKWAKAAAAAKDVIDLGVYDLYVASVRKTGTVTYPATITPPADGNFSEKNWPNGWGDIDPFESYRALFNGDVIASSNPELIFTRAQNVGSEDIRTMVAHQLPRVASGWNTHGMTQKQCDAYYMNDGTDCPGKDGEIGRGNGSKRVEGYVTQEDVAVGRYKPLAKDVSLQYANREPRFYASVAYDGCVWHLTNETEEGNREKQVFYYRGDGNGYTNTMFWLRSGIGIMKFVNPRDTYLNGNIGNIVPKAEPAIRYADILLMYAEALNELDGSYSIPSWDGSKTYTISRDVNEIKKGVHPVRIRAGVPDYSISVYGSKDDLRKALKRERQIELMGEGQRYYDLRRWKDAPVEETYPIYGCNVLMTKDQKELFHTPVAEWTLPTTFAPKMWFWPIKHSELKRNKRLTQTPGWTSFD, encoded by the coding sequence ATGATAAAAAAAATATATACCATAATGCTGGCAATTGTTGGATCAAGCATGATCTATTCTTGTTCAGATTATTTGGATTCAGATAAATATTTCAAGGATCGCACTACCTTGGAGTCAGTGTTTACTAATAAAACTTATTCTGAAGAATGGTTGGCTTATGCTTATTCTTTCTTGTCGAATGAGTGTGCGGATGTTTGTAGTAAAGGATATACGCCTCACTGCTTTGCAGATGATATGTATTATGGTGACCGCGATGCCAGTTATGATACAAAGGAAGAAAACTACAGATCTTATAATGTATTTAAATTGGGTAACTATTCTGAGAATGACGGTTATAATAATGTATGGGACAGATGCTATAAAGGCATACGTCAGGCAACAACATTCATTCAAAATATTGACATGAACAAAGAGATGTCTCCTGAAGAGATTCTTGATTACAAAGGTCAGGCTCGTTTTGTGAGGGGGTATTATTATTGGATTCTAATGCGTAAATATGGTCCTGTTCCATTGCTTCCTGAAAACGGTTTGGATTACAATGCAAGCTATGAGGATATAGCTACTCCACGTAGTTCGTATGAAGAATGTGCCGAATACATCAGTAATGAGATGATACAGGCAGCTAAGGAATTGCAATATACGAAACGTGACGAACTTTCAGTTGCTCGTCCTACTCGTGGCGCAGCATTGGCTACCAGAGCGAAAGCATTGCTTTATGCAGCCAGCCCACTGATGAACGGTAACAATGATGATTTTGCAAAAAAATTTGTAAATGATAAGAATCAACCTTTGCTTTCTGCTAATTATGATGAGAAAAAATGGGCGAAAGCAGCAGCTGCTGCAAAAGATGTGATTGATCTTGGCGTTTATGATTTGTATGTTGCTTCCGTAAGAAAAACAGGGACGGTTACTTATCCTGCTACCATTACTCCTCCTGCAGATGGTAATTTTTCTGAAAAGAATTGGCCTAATGGTTGGGGAGATATAGATCCGTTTGAATCTTATCGTGCTTTGTTTAATGGTGATGTTATAGCGTCTTCTAATCCTGAACTTATTTTTACCCGTGCACAAAATGTTGGTTCTGAAGATATAAGAACAATGGTGGCTCATCAGCTTCCACGTGTAGCTTCCGGATGGAATACACATGGTATGACTCAGAAACAATGTGATGCGTATTATATGAATGATGGTACCGATTGTCCGGGTAAAGATGGTGAAATTGGACGCGGAAACGGTTCAAAACGCGTGGAAGGATATGTTACGCAAGAAGATGTGGCTGTCGGTAGATATAAACCATTGGCAAAGGATGTTTCTTTACAATATGCAAATCGTGAACCACGTTTTTATGCTTCTGTGGCTTATGATGGTTGTGTATGGCATTTGACTAATGAGACGGAAGAAGGTAATCGTGAAAAGCAAGTGTTCTATTATAGAGGAGACGGAAATGGTTATACAAATACAATGTTCTGGCTTCGTTCAGGAATTGGTATTATGAAGTTTGTCAATCCAAGAGATACTTATCTTAATGGTAATATTGGCAATATAGTACCGAAAGCAGAGCCTGCTATACGTTATGCGGATATTTTGCTTATGTATGCGGAAGCTTTGAATGAATTGGATGGAAGTTATAGCATTCCATCTTGGGACGGATCAAAAACTTACACAATCAGTCGCGATGTAAATGAAATCAAGAAAGGTGTTCATCCGGTACGTATTCGTGCGGGGGTACCTGATTATTCGATTAGTGTGTATGGTAGCAAGGATGATTTACGCAAAGCATTGAAACGCGAACGTCAGATTGAATTGATGGGTGAAGGTCAGCGTTATTATGATTTGCGTCGTTGGAAAGATGCTCCTGTAGAAGAGACATATCCTATTTATGGTTGTAATGTCTTAATGACTAAAGATCAGAAAGAACTTTTCCATACGCCGGTTGCCGAGTGGACTTTGCCTACAACGTTTGCTCCAAAGATGTGGTTCTGGCCTATAAAACATTCTGAACTGAAACGTAATAAACGTTTAACTCAAACTCCCGGATGGACATCTTTTGATTAA
- a CDS encoding DUF4973 domain-containing protein, translated as MKKIYSLVLILTVLLFISSCNDEWEKEQYQSYVSFKAPINERGVTRINVRYKSEGLVTYQLPLIVSGTKTNDKDMTVHVAVDSDTLRTLNLERFQSRTDLYYQELGTSFFTMPETVNIKSGENTSLINIDFSLKNIDLSEKWVLPLTIVDDPSYDYTAHPRKNYRKALLRVMPFNDYSGVYGGTALKSYLKGYENDAAIVKNEIIGYVKDENTIFFYAGTIDEDRNDRRNYKIYVNFDKESKKLTFTSDNPAMEFVMNKEPYFKIQENMDATLPYLKHRYVTINNIDYNFTDYTSVPGFKIAYTVRGSLTLERKINTQIPDEDQAIEW; from the coding sequence ATGAAAAAAATATATAGCTTAGTATTAATATTGACTGTGCTTTTATTCATTAGTTCTTGTAATGATGAATGGGAAAAAGAGCAATACCAATCTTATGTATCCTTTAAAGCTCCTATTAATGAAAGAGGAGTGACAAGAATTAATGTACGTTACAAATCGGAAGGACTCGTAACATATCAGCTTCCGTTAATTGTAAGTGGGACTAAGACAAATGATAAGGATATGACAGTTCATGTAGCTGTTGATTCCGATACATTACGCACGTTGAATTTAGAACGTTTCCAGAGTCGTACCGATTTATATTATCAAGAACTTGGAACAAGCTTTTTCACAATGCCGGAGACTGTAAATATAAAATCCGGAGAAAACACCTCTTTGATAAATATAGACTTCTCATTAAAAAATATTGATTTGTCTGAAAAATGGGTACTTCCGTTAACTATCGTTGATGATCCTTCTTATGATTATACGGCTCATCCTCGTAAGAACTATAGAAAAGCTTTGCTTAGAGTTATGCCTTTTAATGATTATTCTGGAGTCTATGGAGGTACTGCACTAAAGAGTTATCTAAAAGGATATGAGAATGATGCTGCTATAGTAAAGAATGAAATTATCGGTTATGTTAAAGATGAGAATACCATATTCTTTTATGCTGGAACTATCGATGAAGATCGAAACGATAGACGTAATTACAAGATTTATGTAAATTTTGATAAAGAATCGAAAAAGTTAACGTTTACATCTGATAATCCTGCAATGGAATTTGTGATGAACAAAGAACCGTATTTCAAAATACAAGAGAATATGGACGCAACTCTTCCTTATTTGAAACATCGTTATGTGACTATAAATAATATCGATTATAATTTTACTGATTATACTTCGGTACCAGGGTTTAAGATCGCTTATACTGTAAGAGGCTCTTTAACTCTTGAACGCAAAATTAATACTCAGATCCCAGACGAAGATCAAGCTATTGAATGGTAA
- a CDS encoding DUF4965 domain-containing protein, with amino-acid sequence MKKLFINILFVCLACNMQATDIFKTSRNIALRAPSVPLITSDTYLAIWSPYNKLNEGNTEHWTAAEHPLIGALRVDGKVYRFMGKDKLNLETILPMTNKMKWEAAYTMSQPTGGDWTHPSYDDASWKKGKAAFGTKDMKRIGTEWNEKDIWVRRGFDLPQDLTNETVYLRYSHDDVFELYLNGEKLVATDLCWNNDVTIELTAKAKSKLRKGHNVIAAHCHNTNGGAYVDFGLYSERKQVCNFKEEAIQKSVDVLPTQTYYTFTCGPVELDLVFTAPLLMEDLNLVSTPINYISYRVRPLDKKEHDVQIYIETTPQLAVHETSQPTISKKISKNGMEYLQAGTIDQPFVKRQGDGVRIDWGYAYLSSNTSQNKQMSIGNYYDMKQSFIQNGNLITNSQNYISRSEEDMPAMAYKEDLGKIKGQEKAGYVMVGYDDIYAVEYFYEPRMAYWKHNGKVSIFDAFERAQSTYATLMDRCRAFDEKLMTEAEAAGGKEYAELLALTYRHAITAHKLLTDKDGNILFLSKENHSNGCINTVDLTYPSAPLFLIYNTELMKGMLNSIFYYSESGRWNKPYPAHDLGTYPIANGQLYGEDMPIEEAGNMILTVAAIAKMEGNADYAAKHWETLSVWANYLIENGLDPKNQLCTDDFAGHLAHNANLSAKAIIAIAGYGEIARMLGKEATANRYIETAKQLATEWEKMARDGDHYKLAFDKPGTWSQKYNLVWDKVFNMNIFPQKVFDVEIPFYLTKQNKYGLLLDSRAQYTKSDWVLWSACMAPDDITFQKFISPIYKYANETTSRVPISDWHDTNTGNMMNFKARSVVGAYYMKLLMYKMNKVKTNQSSN; translated from the coding sequence ATGAAAAAACTATTTATTAATATATTGTTTGTTTGTCTTGCATGTAATATGCAGGCAACAGACATTTTCAAGACTAGCCGGAATATAGCATTGCGTGCTCCATCTGTTCCGCTTATAACTTCAGATACTTATTTGGCCATATGGTCTCCATACAATAAATTGAATGAAGGCAACACTGAACATTGGACAGCAGCAGAACACCCATTAATTGGAGCTCTTCGTGTAGATGGAAAAGTGTATCGTTTTATGGGGAAAGACAAGCTTAATCTGGAGACAATTCTTCCAATGACCAATAAAATGAAGTGGGAAGCAGCATATACAATGTCTCAACCAACCGGTGGTGACTGGACACATCCATCATACGATGATGCATCCTGGAAAAAAGGCAAAGCTGCATTCGGTACAAAGGACATGAAGCGCATAGGAACGGAATGGAACGAAAAAGATATATGGGTGAGACGCGGTTTTGACTTGCCTCAAGACCTTACCAATGAAACCGTTTATCTGCGATATTCTCATGATGACGTCTTTGAACTATATCTTAATGGAGAAAAGTTAGTAGCAACAGATTTGTGCTGGAACAATGATGTCACCATTGAACTAACAGCCAAAGCGAAATCCAAACTTCGTAAAGGTCACAATGTAATTGCGGCTCATTGCCACAACACCAACGGTGGAGCTTATGTAGACTTCGGACTCTACAGCGAAAGGAAACAAGTTTGTAATTTTAAGGAAGAAGCCATCCAGAAATCTGTTGACGTACTGCCCACTCAAACTTATTACACCTTCACCTGCGGACCTGTGGAACTCGACTTAGTTTTCACCGCTCCTCTCTTGATGGAAGATTTGAATCTGGTATCCACTCCCATCAACTACATCTCATACAGAGTGCGTCCGCTTGACAAGAAAGAGCACGACGTGCAAATATATATCGAGACCACTCCACAGCTTGCCGTACATGAAACATCGCAGCCTACCATCTCGAAGAAAATAAGTAAGAACGGAATGGAGTACCTGCAAGCCGGCACAATAGATCAGCCATTCGTAAAACGCCAAGGAGACGGTGTGCGCATTGACTGGGGGTATGCGTATCTGTCATCAAATACCTCACAAAACAAGCAGATGAGCATAGGTAACTATTATGATATGAAACAATCGTTCATACAAAATGGGAATCTGATAACTAACTCACAAAACTATATCTCCAGGAGTGAAGAGGATATGCCGGCAATGGCTTATAAAGAGGATCTGGGCAAGATAAAGGGTCAAGAAAAGGCAGGATATGTGATGGTGGGATATGACGACATATATGCCGTAGAGTATTTTTACGAACCACGCATGGCATACTGGAAGCACAACGGCAAAGTAAGCATTTTTGATGCATTCGAACGTGCTCAGTCCACTTATGCCACTTTGATGGACCGCTGCAGAGCTTTCGACGAAAAATTGATGACTGAAGCCGAAGCTGCAGGAGGAAAAGAATATGCAGAACTGCTTGCTTTGACCTATCGACATGCCATCACGGCACACAAATTACTCACCGACAAAGATGGCAATATATTATTCCTTTCCAAGGAAAATCATAGCAACGGATGTATAAACACCGTTGACTTAACATACCCTTCGGCACCTCTTTTCCTGATTTACAATACAGAATTGATGAAAGGAATGCTTAATTCCATCTTCTATTACAGTGAAAGCGGCAGATGGAACAAGCCTTATCCCGCTCATGACCTTGGTACATATCCAATTGCAAACGGACAATTATATGGCGAAGATATGCCTATAGAAGAAGCCGGCAATATGATATTGACCGTTGCAGCCATAGCCAAAATGGAGGGAAATGCAGATTATGCAGCAAAACATTGGGAAACATTGTCGGTATGGGCCAATTATCTGATAGAAAACGGACTTGATCCCAAAAATCAATTGTGTACTGATGACTTTGCCGGTCATTTGGCACATAATGCAAATCTTTCGGCAAAAGCTATTATTGCAATTGCAGGTTATGGCGAGATAGCACGGATGCTGGGCAAGGAAGCTACTGCAAATAGATACATAGAGACAGCTAAACAGCTGGCTACTGAATGGGAGAAGATGGCACGCGACGGTGACCATTACAAACTGGCGTTTGACAAACCTGGCACATGGAGCCAGAAATACAATCTTGTGTGGGACAAAGTATTCAACATGAACATCTTCCCGCAAAAAGTATTTGATGTAGAAATTCCTTTTTATCTCACTAAACAGAATAAATATGGACTTCTGCTTGATTCGCGTGCTCAATACACCAAATCGGATTGGGTGCTTTGGAGCGCATGCATGGCACCGGATGACATTACGTTTCAAAAATTCATCTCCCCAATCTATAAATATGCCAATGAAACCACATCACGTGTTCCTATCAGCGACTGGCACGATACGAACACCGGAAATATGATGAATTTCAAAGCACGTTCCGTGGTTGGCGCATACTACATGAAGTTACTAATGTATAAGATGAATAAGGTTAAAACAAACCAAAGCAGCAATTAA
- a CDS encoding sugar-binding domain-containing protein produces MRKSFLTVMLALTLCSSSFAQWKPVGNKIKTSWGEQLTSENVLPQYPRPIMERGEWENLNGIWQYAITNKGEIFPEKYEGTILVPFAVESSLSGVGKTVNEHQELWYKRSFDIPSSWNGRQILLNFGAVDWKADVWVNDVKVGEHTGGYTPFSFDITSVLNKKGKNSVTVKVWDPADRGEQPRGKQVEKPGGIWYTPVTGIWQTVWLEPVTTHHITNVKTTPNIDRNNLIVEVATSVQALADKAEVRIFEGKTLVAKGASVNGLPIELRMPANSKLWSPESPFIYDMEVVLYNNDKVVDKIKSYTALRKFSTHRDKNGITRMQLNNKDYFQFGPLDQGWWPDGLYTAPTDEALLYDLKKTKDFGYNMIRKHVKVEPARWYTYCDRLGIIVWQDMPNGGRGPAEWQTHQYYTGADAIRSAASEANYRKEWKEIIDCLYSYPCIGTWVPFNECWGQFKTPEIAAWTKEYDPTRLVNPASGGNHYTCGDILDLHNYPGPDLYLYDPQRATVLGEFGGIGMALKNHLWTLDKNWGYVKFNTPEEVTNEYIKYIDNLEELIHKGFSAAVYTQTTDVEEEVNGLMTYDRKVIKVDEKKIREANQRICNSLNK; encoded by the coding sequence ATGAGAAAAAGTTTTCTAACAGTAATGCTGGCACTGACATTGTGCAGCAGTTCATTCGCTCAATGGAAACCGGTTGGCAACAAAATCAAAACTTCATGGGGCGAACAATTGACATCCGAGAATGTGCTTCCTCAATATCCCCGTCCTATCATGGAACGTGGAGAGTGGGAAAATCTGAACGGCATATGGCAGTATGCCATAACAAATAAAGGAGAAATTTTCCCCGAAAAGTATGAAGGAACAATACTTGTTCCTTTTGCAGTAGAATCTTCTCTGTCTGGTGTCGGAAAAACCGTGAATGAGCATCAGGAATTATGGTATAAGCGTTCTTTCGACATCCCTTCATCATGGAATGGCAGGCAAATTCTTCTCAATTTCGGAGCAGTGGACTGGAAAGCCGATGTATGGGTGAACGATGTAAAAGTGGGAGAACACACAGGAGGATATACACCTTTTTCATTTGACATCACTTCCGTACTCAATAAAAAAGGAAAAAACAGCGTTACAGTTAAAGTATGGGATCCCGCAGACAGAGGGGAACAACCACGAGGCAAACAAGTAGAAAAACCTGGAGGTATATGGTACACTCCTGTGACTGGCATCTGGCAAACAGTGTGGCTTGAGCCTGTGACAACACACCACATTACAAATGTTAAGACTACTCCGAACATAGACAGAAACAATCTTATTGTAGAAGTAGCAACCTCTGTTCAAGCATTGGCTGACAAGGCAGAAGTTAGAATTTTTGAAGGTAAAACATTAGTAGCAAAAGGTGCATCTGTAAATGGGTTGCCTATAGAATTAAGAATGCCGGCAAACAGTAAGTTATGGTCTCCTGAATCTCCTTTCATTTATGACATGGAGGTGGTACTGTATAATAACGATAAAGTTGTCGATAAAATCAAGAGCTATACCGCACTGCGCAAATTCTCTACACATAGAGACAAAAACGGTATTACCCGTATGCAGTTGAACAATAAAGATTACTTCCAGTTCGGTCCACTCGACCAAGGATGGTGGCCAGACGGATTATATACGGCTCCTACCGACGAAGCACTTCTATATGACTTAAAGAAAACGAAAGACTTCGGATACAATATGATACGTAAACATGTAAAAGTAGAACCTGCACGCTGGTACACTTATTGCGACAGATTAGGAATAATTGTTTGGCAAGATATGCCTAATGGCGGAAGAGGACCGGCAGAATGGCAAACGCATCAATATTACACAGGCGCAGATGCAATTCGTTCGGCAGCATCAGAGGCTAATTACCGCAAGGAATGGAAAGAAATCATAGATTGTTTATATTCATATCCATGTATCGGAACATGGGTACCATTCAACGAATGCTGGGGACAGTTCAAGACACCTGAAATTGCTGCCTGGACAAAAGAATATGACCCTACAAGATTGGTTAACCCAGCCAGTGGTGGTAACCATTATACTTGCGGAGACATCCTTGACCTTCACAACTATCCTGGTCCCGATTTATATCTATATGACCCGCAACGTGCCACAGTGCTTGGTGAATTTGGGGGCATAGGCATGGCTCTTAAAAATCATCTCTGGACACTCGACAAGAATTGGGGATACGTGAAATTCAACACTCCCGAAGAGGTAACAAATGAATACATCAAATATATCGACAACCTTGAAGAGTTAATTCACAAAGGATTCTCGGCAGCTGTTTACACACAGACCACTGATGTGGAAGAAGAAGTGAATGGTTTAATGACTTATGATAGAAAAGTAATAAAGGTAGACGAGAAAAAAATAAGAGAAGCAAATCAAAGAATCTGTAACTCTCTTAACAAATAA